TCGGCGTCTTTGATGACTTCGTCGTAGGGGCGATACTTCGATTTGGTGGTAGCAGTCGCGGTAGCCGTCGTCGTGCTTTTCGCCCCTGCCGAAGACGACGCTCCTTCGGCGGATGCGGAATCAGCGGAGTTGGCTTCCGGCTTTTCGGCAGGTTTGGCGTCGTCGGCAAGAGCGACCGAGCCTGTTGCTGCCAGCCACAGCGCACACGTGCCAGCCAAGCCGAATGCGAAGCAACGCGAATACGCAAATCGGAAACACATCAGAATTACTCCTCGATTCTACAAAATCAAAAAAGAACGACTGGTTTGCCTGGCGGGAGGAATAGGCAAGTCGGCAGGAATCGCATTAATCCTAACAATCTACAAATATACCGCACCTTCATTCGGTTACGCCACTGGCCGGGCGACGGTTCTATATTTTGCACCGCCACTACCGACGCATTTCCCTATCGGAGCCGCTCCGGTCACGAAGCGGTTGGGTCAATCCGGCTTCCTGACCGGCTGCGTCAATCAAGAATACAGACGCAACCGAAGGATCAAGTCGACCTCGATTCGCAGCTTTCGTCTTTTCCGACTCGCATAAATTTCGCTTTTCGCGGTGCAGTGGCCGATCGGCCGTTTGACGACCATAATTTCCATGGTAATTACCTCTGGCCCAAGAGCAGCATCGTGAGCTTCGCCGAACCAGATTTTGCCCAGATTTTGGCCGCTTATTCCGGCGATTACCGCCTGAAACGCTCCTGCCGTCGGATAATTTCGGGGTTTAGCGGTTCCAAGATCTGGCGGTTGGAAACCGCGGCCGGGCCGCTCTGCCTGAGATGTTGGCCGCCAGAGTCGCCCGACATCAATCGGCTTCGGTATATTCACTCGGTTTTGGCCGAAGTTGCTGCTGCCGGCTTTCGTCAGATTCCGCAGCCGATCCCGGCGCTCGATGGAGTGACCTTTGTTGAGAAATTCGATCATCATTGGGAACTTTCTCCCTGGTTGCCGGGCGAGCCGGATCGCCCAGATCGGTTGGACCATTCGAGTTCAGCCGTGCGTATACAAGCTGCCTGTTCCGCCCTGGCAGCGTTCCATCGCGCGGCACATCGCGCCGAGGGATTTCAGTCGCTCGGATCGGCGCCGGGGTTGTTAGCCCGGATCGAGCATTTGCGGACGCTCCTTGCGGGCGGAATTCATGAACTCTGCCGTCAAATCGAGCGGCACCAAGCTCGTTGGCCAGATTTGGCTCAGCGTTCGCAGCCTTTCATCGGCCTCTTTGTTCGAGCGGCCCCCGACGTGCTTCGCCGCATCACGGCACTGGCGGCATTGCAAGTGCCAATCCAGTCCTGCATTCGCGATGTTCACCGCGACCATATCCTATTTGTGGACGACGCCGTCACCGGCATTGTCGATTTCGGCTCGATGAAACCCGACAGCGTGGCATCCGACATCGCCCGATTGCTGGGAAGTATGGCGATCGATCATGCGCATCTTTGGGAAGAAGGGCTGGCGATCTACTCACAAATTCGCTCGCTTTCGGCTGACGAACGCCGGTTGATCCGCGCTTACGACCAATCCGCCGTGCTCCTATCGGGCATTCATTGGCTTCAGTGGTTGTTCGCCGAAGGCCGCCGATTCGAACGTCCTGCGGCGGTCCTACACCGATTCGATGTCATGATGCAGCGATTGGCGCGACTGGCGGCTTGACTTCCGTTGTACTTCCCTTTGGGCAGTGCGAAAGGGAACCCGCGGC
This genomic interval from Pirellulales bacterium contains the following:
- a CDS encoding phosphotransferase, yielding MSFAEPDFAQILAAYSGDYRLKRSCRRIISGFSGSKIWRLETAAGPLCLRCWPPESPDINRLRYIHSVLAEVAAAGFRQIPQPIPALDGVTFVEKFDHHWELSPWLPGEPDRPDRLDHSSSAVRIQAACSALAAFHRAAHRAEGFQSLGSAPGLLARIEHLRTLLAGGIHELCRQIERHQARWPDLAQRSQPFIGLFVRAAPDVLRRITALAALQVPIQSCIRDVHRDHILFVDDAVTGIVDFGSMKPDSVASDIARLLGSMAIDHAHLWEEGLAIYSQIRSLSADERRLIRAYDQSAVLLSGIHWLQWLFAEGRRFERPAAVLHRFDVMMQRLARLAA